One Chaetodon trifascialis isolate fChaTrf1 chromosome 13, fChaTrf1.hap1, whole genome shotgun sequence DNA segment encodes these proteins:
- the ntpcr gene encoding cancer-related nucleoside-triphosphatase, whose protein sequence is MFKHVFLTGPPGVGKTTLVQKACEALVSSGVGVEGFYTEEVREGGRRVGFDVVTVTGERAHLSRIRDGPGSSHGRREYTVGQYVVDLPSFENLALPLFRNVGSAEGGGRKVFVIDEIGKMELYSQSFIRSVRQTLDSSSCTILGTIPIPKGRPLGLVEEVRGRRDVRVFTVSKENRNALLQDILAALQNCLQQTA, encoded by the exons ATGTTCAAACACGTTTTTCTGACAGGCCCTCCAG GTGTGGGCAAAACCACTCTGGTCCAGAAGGCCTGTGAGGCTTTGGTGTCATCAGGAGTGGGAGTTGAGGGCTTTTACACAGAGGAGGTCAGGGAGGGAGGCCGGAGAGTGGGCTTTGATGTCGTCACAGTGACCGGAGAGAGGGCCCACCTGTCCAGAATCAG AGATGGTCCCGGTTCATCTCATGGCAGACGGGAATACACAGTCGGCCAGTATGTGGTTGACTTGCCCTCATTTGAAAACCTGGCTCTCCCCCTCTTCAGAAAT GTGGGGTCAGCGGAAGGGGGCGGCAGGAAGGTGTTTGTCATTGATGAGATCGGCAAAATGGAGCTCTACAGCCAGTCGTTCATCAGATCAGTGAGACAGACTTTAGACAGCTCTTCCTGCACCATCCTGGGCACCATTCCCATCCCCAAGGGTCGACCACTGGGTCTCGTTGAAGAGGTGCGGGGCAGGAGAGATGTCAGGGTCTTCACG GTGTCAAAGGAAAACCGAAATGCTCTTCTGCAAGACATTTTGGCAGCACTACAAAATTGTCTTCAGCAAACAGCCTAA